A region from the Sandaracinus amylolyticus genome encodes:
- a CDS encoding glycosyltransferase: protein MTADRPSLSLILPTLDEAENVSYLVPELLDVLAPSDEILVVDDGSTDGTRERVLAIAENDPRVRWIARRGARSLTASLLDGIGSARGTLVGWMDADGTMSPDDLCRLIDAVTSGADLAIGSRFTRGGRIKGQVGDRARDRWRALHRVRESRDAALPVLLSWALNVLLLPAILGDGAHDYTSGFVVGDRALIASLDLRGRHGEYFVHLWTQAKRRGARIVEVPYAAGTRDAGQSKTITRWADYLVRGRDYLGAAVSARFDRQRPPSPDRPGRLGGE, encoded by the coding sequence ATGACCGCCGATCGACCGAGCCTCTCGCTGATCCTTCCGACGCTCGACGAGGCGGAGAACGTCTCATACCTCGTCCCGGAGCTCCTCGACGTGCTCGCTCCGTCCGACGAGATCCTCGTCGTCGACGATGGATCGACCGATGGAACGCGCGAGCGCGTGCTCGCGATCGCCGAGAACGATCCGCGCGTGCGATGGATCGCGCGCCGGGGCGCGCGATCGCTCACGGCATCGCTGCTCGACGGCATCGGGAGCGCGCGCGGCACGCTCGTCGGCTGGATGGACGCCGACGGCACGATGTCACCCGACGATCTATGTCGCTTGATCGACGCGGTCACGTCGGGCGCGGACCTCGCGATCGGCTCGCGGTTCACGCGCGGGGGCCGCATCAAGGGACAGGTCGGCGATCGCGCCCGAGATCGCTGGCGCGCACTGCACCGCGTGCGCGAGAGCCGAGACGCGGCGCTCCCGGTGCTCTTGAGCTGGGCGCTCAACGTCCTGCTGCTCCCCGCGATCCTGGGCGACGGCGCGCACGACTACACGAGCGGATTCGTCGTCGGGGATCGCGCCTTGATCGCGAGCCTGGATCTGCGGGGACGTCACGGCGAGTATTTCGTGCATCTGTGGACGCAAGCGAAGCGCCGCGGCGCGCGCATCGTCGAGGTCCCGTACGCCGCGGGCACGCGCGACGCCGGTCAGTCGAAGACCATCACACGATGGGCGGACTATCTCGTGCGCGGCCGCGACTACCTGGGCGCGGCGGTGAGCGCGCGCTTCGATCGCCAGAGACCCCCGTCGCCGGATCGGCCGGGACGCCTCGGCGGCGAGTGA
- a CDS encoding dTDP-glucose 4,6-dehydratase, whose amino-acid sequence MSLRERLHSRATRMRHGTVLVAGGAGFVGSQLVRELVADDARVVVLDNFQTGGRANLAEVERRIEIVVGDLLDEWCVLEVFRRVRPTHVFNLVGETFVPAVYDAPKRFLRTNVEGHLNLLMACRQFDVVRVVHASSAEVYGHPEHGPVREDHPLGAANTYAVTKLAADRLCATMHAEHGVPVSIARLFNAYGPRETEPYVIPEIIAQLHAGGPLVLGDLDARRDYTYVEDTARGLLALMRSELGPGRAVNIGSNSSHSVREIAEMLAVLMDRPLELRVDPARLRRQEIAHLQADASLLRAHGWAPRVPLREGLERTVRWFADNGHRWPWQDRVLGTFVSRRD is encoded by the coding sequence GTGTCCCTGCGCGAGAGGCTACACTCGCGAGCGACACGAATGCGACACGGGACAGTACTGGTGGCCGGCGGCGCCGGGTTCGTGGGGTCTCAGCTCGTCCGCGAGCTCGTCGCGGACGACGCGCGCGTGGTGGTGCTCGACAACTTCCAGACCGGAGGCCGAGCGAACCTGGCCGAGGTCGAGCGCCGAATCGAGATCGTGGTGGGCGACCTGCTCGACGAGTGGTGCGTGCTCGAGGTCTTCCGACGCGTGCGCCCGACGCACGTCTTCAACCTCGTGGGCGAGACGTTCGTGCCGGCGGTGTACGACGCGCCCAAGCGATTCCTGCGCACGAATGTCGAGGGCCACCTCAACCTGCTGATGGCCTGCCGGCAGTTCGACGTCGTACGCGTGGTGCACGCGTCGTCGGCCGAGGTCTACGGCCACCCCGAGCACGGTCCCGTTCGCGAGGACCACCCGCTCGGCGCGGCGAACACGTACGCGGTCACGAAGCTCGCCGCGGACCGCCTCTGCGCGACGATGCACGCCGAGCACGGCGTGCCGGTGTCGATCGCACGGCTGTTCAATGCGTACGGCCCGCGCGAGACCGAGCCCTACGTGATCCCGGAGATCATCGCGCAGCTCCACGCAGGCGGGCCGCTCGTGCTCGGGGACCTCGACGCTCGGCGCGACTACACGTACGTCGAGGACACCGCGCGCGGTCTGCTCGCGCTGATGCGGTCCGAGCTCGGGCCCGGCCGAGCCGTGAACATCGGCTCGAACAGCTCGCACAGCGTGCGCGAGATCGCGGAGATGCTCGCCGTGCTCATGGACCGCCCGCTCGAGCTGCGCGTCGACCCGGCGCGGCTGCGACGCCAGGAGATCGCGCACCTCCAGGCGGACGCGTCGCTGCTGCGCGCGCACGGCTGGGCGCCGCGGGTGCCGTTGCGGGAGGGGCTCGAGCGCACGGTGCGGTGGTTTGCGGACAACGGGCATCGTTGGCCGTGGCAGGACCGCGTCCTCGGGACGTTCGTCTCCCGCAGGGACTGA